In Bactrocera neohumeralis isolate Rockhampton unplaced genomic scaffold, APGP_CSIRO_Bneo_wtdbg2-racon-allhic-juicebox.fasta_v2 ctg3792, whole genome shotgun sequence, the genomic window CTAATGGCGGAGAATAGGATTTAAATtatattcgtttattttctattattggTAAATCTCATAAAAAATGATTcactattataaaatataagaattcataaaatttaaaatacacgAAATATTCTACATACCTAATATTGAACCCCTCTAcctgaaaaattggaaaatgaaaCAACCACCTACTGGTTTACCTACTTTCCGGGTCGACTGCTTGGATGCAGGGTGCTAGTCAAGAACAAAAGAAATGGATTCAGCCAAGTTCGTACCGTTGTACTTTTTTTGGTTCCGCGGGACATCATAAATATCAGGaatatactttattatttacttaaccATTACTACATGTTATgattcatattttaacaattagGGTTTcacacatcaaactaaaaattaaaaaaaaatatagctaaaaaaaactaaaacacgCTTTCAAACATGccactaaagtgaaaaataattctttgtataagctaataataataatgaaggaaaaatttgcattattGACATAAAGCGTTTGCTTTGCTTGACATatttactctcgcaacaaagttgctaaggagaatattacagttttgttcacataacggttgtttgtaagtcctaatactaaaagagtcagatatagggttatatatacctaagtgatcagagtgacgagtagagttgaaatccggatgtctgtctgtccgtccgtctgtccgtctgtctgtccgtctgagttttttgtacatatctcgggaactattatagctatgtcaaccaaactctacagagtcattttcttcaggtatttccatatacagttcaaaaatggaagaaatcggataataaccacgcccacctcccatacaaaggttatgttgaaaatcactaaaagtgcgttaaccgactaacgaaaaacgtcagaaacactaaattttacggaagaaatggcagaagaaagctgcacccaggcttttttttaaattgaaaatgggcgtggcgtcgcccacttatggaccaaaaaccatatctcaggaactactatcggttcacaaccacgccttcttccaatataacgctattttgaattccctCTGATGCCTTATCTGTATAATATAAACACtaggaaatgaaaatgcaattcaatactcaaagtacacaaattgatccaATCTAATTAATactacagaaaaataaaaaaatatgtaaattattatcactttatcatgcgagagtataaaatgttcggtgacacccgaacttagcccttccttacttgtttttatgtCAGAAATCAACTATTTTCACagtaatgcaggaatttttccttcattattattgttagtttatacaaagaattatttttcactttttagtttgatatgctttaaaagcgtcttttttttaaccatatttattttattttaattttgtcagTGCTTGTTCGATCCATCAATCTCCCAGTTGAagacttttttctttgttattattgcatATAATTGCTTAAATTTATGACCAGTCTAGTTGTGAAtgagttttttaattaagtctACATTAATCAGACATTTCTTCTGATAAAGTTATGAGGAGCAATGAACTTTTAAGAATTGGGTTAATTTACTTTTGTCTGAACTCAAAAGAATATCTGCAAAGAAGGCATATTAAGAAGtcatttcagcaaagaattcattttgtaaagaaatcaACTGCAATTCAATAAATCTTTCTTATAAGTGACTTTCATAagaaacaagcaaaataaattatatttataaatatttatatatataacagaGGCTTATAAAAATGAGTGTAAAAATTTCTGCATAAATAGTGGACAACTACGGCATATGTGGAGAACCACCGTAAAACTTCCATAAACCGAGGATTCTCAAAATGTGTAAatctattttagttttaggtgagtAGAGAAACATTTTCGCCTagtcttacatacatacttatcaAACATAATTTATGAACTTGGACGTCTGAAGGTCTCTTCTTCTGCGAACGCTCTGGGCCAATCGAAGTGTCCCGGCGAGTGTCGAATTAATGTGCCGAGCACATCGGTATGCATTATTGTGCAACAGGAGCCAGCGCAATGCCTAAAAATCAAGGAATGTACACTAAATGAGATGAACTGTGCAAGGAGGCGACAGAATATACCACGTGAGTGTTACGGAAGAATATTTTCTGAAAGGTTTACAGCGCCCAAATTCTTCTACATATAGTGCTGAGCAGATCGAAAATCGAACGTTGCTCTCTCATAAGTGGCACCACTGGCAGCGGACGTTGCAGCGTCATCAAAAATTGCCAGAATATAAAATGTGTCAACGATAAGGTGGTTGGCTGCCAAAAGGTCGGCAAGCAGTGTCGACTAATGACGATCTGCGCAGCCCGAAAGGAAAAATGTGCTCGTGCGCCGAATAATCGTACGTCGATTTGTCTGTGCGTTTGTAAAccatttcaaaattgtttaaaaaaatttcagaaatgcAGAGCGTTCGCGTTGGAGCTTGTAGAGGTTTCAAACTCACCGAGGGCTTCAAACCATGCACACCGTTtagaaggaagaagaagaagaagacctcaaCCAGAATTAAGAAGTTACTCAAAGGTTGAATGCCCGAGCTCTCACCTTCCGAGTTCTCACCTTCCGAGTTCTCACCTTCCGAGTATTCCTTTGTAATATGAGGTCTTAATAgaagtataatgaaaatataaatatttaaataaagtgtggagtagtaattttttgtgaattttgagCATATCCCCAAGTGGGAATATTATTATGTCTAGAGCGTAAATTACTTGTGTACACGAACACCGATTATAccggcctgacacatagatggtgtcacTAAGCTTAAATCCATTTGATTATAAGTTAGCTCTAACCTCCATAAAGTTCATGTATAAATTTATCAACTATCGGGTCAtaagtttgtgaattatatcattttaggcaagaagcaacttttgttattgaaaaACTTGATAAAATGAATTCCGcttgttgataaaaatattattttcgaaggaaaaaaatacagttaaataAACATTTGATGACGAATCTTGGAGATTTACGAGGAAAATCTAGTGtttcagatattaaaaaaagcgTAATAAACCTTTTTGCGATATGTGACATTGGATGAAACacggctccatcatttcactccgaaatTTAGTTGatagtcatccaaatgcacatgATAAACCCATTCTAAAGGGTGGAAAAACGCAataatcggctggcaaggttatggcgttcGTATTTtggggatgcgcatggaataattttcattgaaaactataaaaaaggaAGGACCAACATCGCCTAAAAGCGGTCGCATTTGAAGGGAGGAGGTGATGTTTCAAgtcaatgcaccgtgtcacaagtcagggAAAGCCATGGTAAAAATTCATGAACTGattgtccggacccttaattgggaaggtgccgctgcccagctggttgatgtcctcgcaaaaataaaggctgacatcaccgccgtccaagaaatgcgatggacgggacaaggacagagaaaaGTAAGGCTTCGCGAGTGGCGAACGGTAGTGattgtgaataaaaaagaaaagcctgAAAATAAGAAAGTAAGGCTCCGtgagttacaaaaaaaaagtgtgtaaaaacggaaaattcaataaatactgTGCTAACGAGCGGCTACAACGCACAACGTGGGATTTCTAAACGCCGAGGGACCTCAGTACTGTTAAAGAAAAGGGACAACCCCGGAGCGCATCACAACATCCTATGGAAAGCTGGAAACACctaatgtaagatttataaaacattatattttaagactattataaagaatatcataaagcatacggaatttgaattgaaagaaaataattattcgacacaaaaaagaaaaaaaagaaattataaagaatattatcattataaagaatacggaatttgaattgaaagaaaataattattcgacacaaaaagaaaaaaagaaattataaagaattttattattataaagaatacgagaaagaaattaattatccgacacaaaaaaggaaaaaaaaaagcctTAAACGTTAATTTACGTAAGCTTTGCAAAAAGATTCTAATATTGTCAAAGAAAGTactattaaaaagaaattttttttttaaaaaactaattaacgtAAAAGAAAAGATTATCATAATGCCGGATACAGCTGAGGAGctaattgaacaattaaatcAGATGAGGATAGACTATGGGCAAACCACCCATCCTACAAATCCTCCAACCATCCAAACCACCCCTCCCATAACGACAATTAAACCCTCAAATATTGACCCGACCGCAGTGTGAATTTAAAACGAACTCCTGGAGGAAGAGTGAGATTAACTCTGGagaaagaatttttaaagcttatgaGGAGTCAAGAATACTCCTAAATATTTTGCGATACTCCATACGATAAGGCACAAAATAATTGGCGATGCCGACACCGCATTAGAATCATACAATACTCCACTCGATTGGAGTCAAATTCGAAAATGCCTTATGATGCATTATTCGGATAAAAGGGACATAGGTACCCTCGAATACCAGATGACCACTCTGGTTCAACGCTATGACGACATAGCAACCTTCTACCAAAAAGTTTACCAACACCTTTCACttatattagacaaaatttcatgtctCGAGCTAAGTGACGAATCCATACGGACTATGACAAACTCATATAGGGATAAAGCCCTTGACACATTTATTAGAGGACTTAATGGTGACTTACCTCGTCTTCTCAGCATGAGAGAACCGACGACCTTGCCCCAAGCactacatttatgtcaaaaacttgACAATATGACATATAGAATAAATCATGTGAACAACACACACAAACCCAATATCCAACCACCACCACGACCTCCccgaaataaca contains:
- the LOC126767072 gene encoding uncharacterized protein LOC126767072 yields the protein VSSSANALGQSKCPGECRINVPSTSVCIIVQQEPAQCLKIKECTLNEMNCARRRQNIPLLSRSKIERCSLISGTTGSGRCSVIKNCQNIKCVNDKVVGCQKVGKQCRLMTICAARKEKCARAPNNQMQSVRVGACRGFKLTEGFKPCTPFRRKKKKKTSTRIKKLLKG